A window of Haliscomenobacter hydrossis DSM 1100 contains these coding sequences:
- a CDS encoding dihydrodipicolinate synthase family protein yields the protein MKAFEWTGVFPALTTKFNSQEELDLPLFGKNLQAQVAGGVNGIILGGSLGEASTITEGEKESLVKFSLEQLEGAIPVVLNIAEGSTREAVRQAELAQAWGADGLMLLPPMRYKADDRETTAFFRSVAQSTDLPIMLYNNPVDYKIEITLEMFESLIEEKNITAVKESTRDVSNVTRLVNRFGNRLKILCGVDTLALEELVLGADGWVAGLVCAFPAETVTIYRLVKAGKIAEALKIYRWFLPLLELDLHPKLVQYIKLAEQATGIGSEHVRAPRLILEGAERARILKIIQDGIAKRPQL from the coding sequence ATGAAAGCATTTGAATGGACCGGCGTTTTTCCTGCGCTCACCACCAAGTTCAATAGCCAGGAAGAACTGGATTTGCCACTTTTTGGCAAAAACCTGCAAGCCCAGGTAGCGGGTGGCGTAAACGGCATCATCCTGGGAGGTTCCCTGGGCGAAGCCAGCACCATCACTGAAGGAGAAAAAGAAAGTCTGGTGAAATTTTCACTGGAACAATTGGAAGGTGCTATCCCTGTAGTCCTCAATATTGCCGAAGGTTCTACCCGCGAAGCAGTGCGCCAGGCCGAATTGGCTCAAGCCTGGGGGGCGGATGGACTGATGCTGCTTCCTCCCATGCGCTACAAAGCCGATGATCGGGAAACGACGGCCTTTTTTCGCAGTGTGGCCCAGTCTACCGATCTGCCGATCATGTTGTACAACAATCCGGTAGACTACAAAATTGAGATCACACTGGAAATGTTTGAATCCCTGATTGAAGAAAAAAACATCACTGCCGTAAAAGAATCAACCCGTGATGTATCCAATGTCACCCGTTTGGTCAACCGCTTTGGCAATCGGCTCAAAATCCTGTGTGGCGTGGATACATTGGCGCTTGAAGAATTGGTACTGGGTGCCGATGGCTGGGTAGCTGGACTCGTTTGTGCCTTCCCTGCTGAAACCGTTACCATATATCGACTGGTAAAAGCAGGAAAAATCGCTGAAGCATTGAAGATATACCGATGGTTTTTACCTTTGTTGGAATTGGACCTCCATCCCAAGCTGGTGCAGTACATCAAGTTGGCCGAACAAGCAACAGGCATCGGTTCCGAACATGTACGTGCCCCTCGTTTGATCCTCGAAGGTGCTGAAAGAGCGCGCATTTTGAAGATCATCCAGGATGGAATCGCCAAACGACCTCAACTATAA
- a CDS encoding aldehyde dehydrogenase (NADP(+)), whose protein sequence is MNYKLSTTIMTDQIMQQAAAAFPVYRSQSAEAKATFLESIAAQIEALGDALIQTAMAESHLPEARLLGERGRTANQLRLFAGLVREGSWVEAAIDSAIPDRIPARPDLRKMLSPLGPVVVFGASNFPLAFSTAGGDTASALAAGCTVVIKGHPGHPKTSALVFGAIQSAIQLCGMPEHTVQHVEGTDFALGKALVQHPATKAVGFTGSFVGGMALVDYARERKQPIPVFAEMGSVNPVVLLPELLATQPEALAKQLAASFTLGMGQFCTKPGLILAQDSAALDTFLKTIGHEVPGLPTMPMLHAGIHAAYEKKLHEAVVQPGLGVLGKTEKETSGIEPTATVALVDGDTFLANPLLHEEIFGPYALVVKCQSKAQLAQILEHLEGQLTLTFMATEADALANADLVELGQALAGRVIFNGVPTGVEVVASMQHGGPYPATTDSRFTSVGSDGIKRWARPICFQNYPAPLLPPELQDENPLGIWRLVDGSFTK, encoded by the coding sequence ATAAACTATAAACTTTCAACTACCATTATGACTGATCAAATCATGCAACAAGCCGCTGCGGCCTTTCCAGTGTACCGCAGCCAAAGTGCCGAAGCAAAGGCCACTTTTTTAGAAAGTATTGCGGCTCAAATTGAAGCCTTGGGCGATGCGCTGATTCAAACCGCTATGGCTGAATCACACCTCCCCGAAGCGCGTTTGCTCGGCGAGCGCGGTCGGACGGCCAATCAGTTGCGCTTGTTTGCAGGGTTGGTTCGTGAAGGGTCATGGGTAGAAGCGGCGATCGATAGTGCAATACCAGATCGAATCCCGGCGCGACCCGATTTGCGCAAAATGCTCAGTCCGCTGGGGCCGGTGGTGGTTTTTGGAGCCAGCAATTTTCCACTCGCATTTTCTACCGCAGGTGGAGATACTGCCTCGGCGCTGGCTGCGGGCTGTACCGTAGTCATCAAAGGGCATCCGGGTCACCCCAAGACTTCGGCGCTGGTTTTTGGTGCCATCCAAAGCGCCATTCAATTGTGTGGCATGCCGGAGCACACGGTACAACACGTAGAAGGTACTGATTTTGCCCTCGGGAAAGCCCTGGTGCAACACCCAGCCACCAAAGCGGTAGGGTTTACGGGTTCTTTTGTAGGCGGAATGGCGCTGGTGGATTACGCCCGCGAACGCAAACAACCCATTCCGGTATTTGCGGAAATGGGCAGCGTCAACCCGGTGGTTTTGTTGCCAGAATTGTTGGCCACCCAACCCGAAGCCCTGGCCAAACAATTGGCGGCTTCCTTTACCCTGGGCATGGGGCAGTTTTGTACCAAACCCGGCTTGATCCTGGCGCAAGACAGTGCAGCTTTAGACACCTTTTTAAAAACCATCGGCCACGAAGTGCCTGGCCTGCCCACCATGCCCATGTTGCATGCTGGCATTCACGCGGCTTATGAGAAAAAACTGCATGAAGCGGTGGTACAACCCGGCCTGGGGGTCTTGGGCAAAACGGAAAAAGAAACCAGTGGCATAGAACCTACCGCAACCGTTGCGCTGGTGGATGGAGATACCTTCCTGGCCAACCCCTTGCTGCATGAAGAAATTTTTGGCCCATACGCCCTGGTGGTAAAATGCCAATCCAAAGCCCAATTGGCCCAAATTCTGGAGCACCTGGAAGGACAACTCACCCTAACTTTTATGGCCACCGAGGCCGACGCCCTGGCCAATGCCGATCTGGTGGAGTTGGGTCAAGCCCTGGCGGGTCGGGTGATTTTCAACGGCGTGCCTACAGGTGTAGAAGTAGTGGCATCCATGCAACACGGCGGCCCCTACCCTGCTACTACGGATAGCCGTTTCACCTCGGTCGGTTCGGATGGGATCAAGCGCTGGGCGCGCCCCATTTGTTTCCAAAATTACCCCGCCCCACTGCTGCCCCCGGAACTTCAAGACGAAAATCCACTGGGCATCTGGCGACTGGTAGACGGCTCATTCACCAAGTGA
- a CDS encoding AraC family transcriptional regulator, with protein MKIIPFTIPVSGEQWIIVQEDRELHFYPHLHQHPEVQLTWVRQGNGNLLVGEQVHQFEANEVFLIGANQPHLFNSDPVYFDPQSNLSIHALTLFFDPDTLGKTLQEIPELSGIGSLLQQFDRGLKIGDQIKERVIELMQQIQHAAKIMRIALFLELLEVLNRETAPFFLSQQTHFTISELEGQRMSTVFQFLLSHYAEDLSLEKVAELIHLSPPAFCRYFKKHTRKTFTVFLNEIRINAASRILKEAPDKSVADIAYSTGFNNIPHFNRTFKRVKGQRPKDWRKGKI; from the coding sequence TTGAAAATTATACCCTTTACTATCCCGGTGAGTGGTGAACAGTGGATCATCGTTCAGGAGGACCGGGAATTGCATTTTTATCCGCACTTGCACCAACACCCCGAAGTTCAACTTACCTGGGTAAGGCAAGGCAATGGCAATTTGCTGGTGGGTGAACAGGTACACCAGTTTGAGGCAAACGAGGTGTTTCTAATTGGAGCAAACCAACCCCATCTGTTCAATAGCGACCCCGTTTATTTTGATCCTCAATCCAATTTGTCGATTCATGCATTGACCTTATTTTTTGACCCGGATACATTGGGTAAAACCTTGCAAGAGATTCCCGAATTGTCGGGCATTGGGTCGCTACTGCAACAATTTGATCGAGGCCTAAAAATTGGGGATCAAATCAAGGAGCGGGTCATCGAATTGATGCAGCAAATTCAGCACGCTGCCAAAATCATGCGCATTGCTTTGTTCCTTGAACTTTTGGAAGTTTTAAACCGGGAAACCGCCCCGTTTTTTTTGAGTCAACAAACCCATTTTACCATTTCAGAATTGGAGGGTCAGCGCATGAGTACGGTGTTTCAGTTTTTGCTCAGCCACTATGCAGAAGACCTCAGCTTGGAAAAGGTGGCCGAGTTGATCCATTTAAGTCCCCCCGCATTTTGTCGCTATTTTAAAAAACATACCCGCAAAACGTTCACGGTTTTTTTAAATGAAATCCGCATCAATGCGGCCTCGCGTATCTTAAAAGAAGCGCCCGATAAATCAGTTGCAGATATTGCGTATTCAACTGGTTTTAACAACATTCCCCATTTTAACCGCACCTTTAAACGGGTGAAGGGGCAACGGCCCAAGGATTGGCGGAAGGGAAAGATTTAG